A genome region from Sphingobium sp. WTD-1 includes the following:
- a CDS encoding cell cycle transcriptional regulator TrcR → MPHATASWLVDNTALSFDQIAEFCGLHILEVQAIADDTAGIKYTGRDPVRAHEITMDEIHKGESNPDYKLKMLKGPEPVRRTKGPRYTPVSKRQDKPDGIAWILRNHPEISDGAIGKLIGTTRTTIAAIRDRSHWNISNITPKDPVTLGLCSQRELDALVSKAAKKAGIEMPTDSRLDGDREALIEELRREREDNARRIEQALKSESELISGAATILDPFSSNKGEV, encoded by the coding sequence ATGCCCCATGCGACCGCCAGCTGGCTGGTCGACAATACCGCACTGAGCTTTGACCAGATCGCGGAATTTTGTGGGCTGCACATCCTGGAAGTCCAGGCCATCGCCGATGACACCGCCGGCATCAAATATACCGGCCGCGATCCGGTGCGCGCCCATGAAATCACCATGGACGAAATCCACAAGGGCGAGAGCAATCCCGACTATAAGCTCAAGATGCTCAAGGGCCCCGAGCCGGTCCGCCGTACCAAGGGGCCGCGCTACACTCCGGTCAGCAAGCGCCAGGACAAGCCCGATGGCATCGCCTGGATCCTGCGCAACCATCCCGAGATTTCGGATGGCGCGATCGGCAAGCTGATCGGCACCACCCGCACCACCATCGCCGCGATCCGCGATCGCAGCCACTGGAACATCTCCAACATCACGCCCAAGGATCCGGTGACGCTGGGCCTGTGCTCGCAGCGCGAACTGGATGCGCTGGTCAGCAAGGCGGCGAAGAAGGCCGGCATCGAGATGCCGACCGATTCGCGTCTGGATGGCGATCGCGAGGCGCTGATCGAGGAGCTGCGCCGCGAGCGCGAGGATAATGCGCGCCGCATCGAGCAGGCGCTCAAGAGCGAGTCCGAGCTGATTTCGGGCGCCGCGACGATCCTCGATCCGTTCAGCAGCAACAAGGGCGAGGTCTGA